The following proteins come from a genomic window of Mucinivorans hirudinis:
- a CDS encoding Type III restriction-modification system methylation subunit, with translation MNKLKMESMDMTQANIDKIAQMFPQVVTEVAEPNGAVDENGKPILKKAIDFEKLKLVLSAGTGDYVVADDERERYEFTWVGKRQAMIDAATPIRKTLRPCPDESKDWATTENLYIEGDNLEVLKLLQESYLGKVKMIYIDPPYNTGKDFIYKDNFAQSREEYEEELDMFDEEGNRLFQNTETNGRFHSDWCSMIYPRLQLARNLLTDDGVIFISIDDNEVENLKKIGNEVFGESNFLAQIVWQKKYAATNDAKGFSTTHDYITVYQKSSYFNRNLLPRTIEQNKPYKNNDNDGKGLWRSDNLLVKSFSQNSVYPIVNPNTGEEFYPAKGSCWRASRDTMDKWLSENRIYFGKEGTGAPQLKRYLNEVQQGKVPITWWTFDEVGHNDAANKEVSSLFQGKTPFDTPKPVSLLRQMLVIGTNKNDIILDFFSGSATTAHAVMQLNAEDGGNRKFIMVQLPEVCDPNSEAAKAGCKTICEIGKERIRRAGQKITEDKTPKIKGLDLGANSIGWAMIGEKRKKIEGGIRITFPDESNIDPINEQPVVEKRPLDTGFRVFKLDTTNMKDVYYAAGELSQTELWDTVSNIKDDRSDIDLLYGCLLDWGVQLTMPHTTEQIENFTVHTVDSPLTDEIDLIACFDTNVSETVVRTIAKRKPTRALFRDSSFADSANKINVFEIFKSISPDTTVKVI, from the coding sequence ATGAATAAACTAAAAATGGAGTCAATGGATATGACTCAGGCGAATATAGATAAGATTGCTCAGATGTTTCCGCAGGTGGTGACTGAGGTGGCGGAGCCGAATGGGGCGGTGGATGAGAATGGCAAACCCATACTGAAAAAGGCGATTGACTTCGAGAAGTTGAAGTTGGTGTTGAGTGCCGGTACGGGCGACTATGTGGTGGCGGATGATGAGCGGGAGCGGTATGAGTTTACTTGGGTGGGTAAGCGGCAGGCGATGATTGATGCGGCTACGCCTATTCGCAAGACGCTGCGTCCTTGCCCCGACGAGAGCAAGGATTGGGCGACGACCGAAAACCTCTATATCGAGGGCGACAACCTCGAAGTGCTCAAACTGTTGCAAGAGAGTTACCTCGGCAAGGTGAAGATGATATATATCGACCCACCGTATAACACGGGCAAGGATTTTATCTATAAGGATAACTTCGCACAGAGCCGTGAGGAGTACGAAGAGGAGTTGGATATGTTCGATGAGGAGGGCAACCGCCTATTCCAAAACACCGAGACTAACGGACGTTTCCACTCCGATTGGTGTTCTATGATATACCCTCGCCTGCAACTCGCTCGCAACCTGCTCACCGATGATGGGGTTATCTTTATTTCGATTGATGATAATGAAGTGGAAAACCTCAAAAAGATTGGCAATGAGGTTTTTGGTGAAAGTAATTTCCTTGCACAAATTGTATGGCAAAAGAAGTATGCAGCAACAAATGATGCAAAAGGATTCTCAACGACACATGATTATATTACTGTTTACCAAAAGAGTTCGTACTTTAATAGAAATCTCCTGCCTCGTACTATAGAACAAAATAAACCATATAAGAATAATGATAATGATGGGAAAGGTCTTTGGCGTTCAGATAATTTATTGGTTAAGTCATTTTCTCAAAATAGTGTATATCCAATTGTGAATCCAAACACAGGAGAAGAGTTTTATCCCGCAAAAGGAAGTTGTTGGAGAGCAAGTCGAGACACAATGGACAAATGGCTATCTGAAAATAGAATTTATTTTGGTAAAGAAGGAACGGGTGCACCACAACTAAAAAGATACCTTAATGAGGTACAACAAGGTAAAGTACCAATTACATGGTGGACTTTCGATGAGGTTGGACATAATGATGCGGCAAATAAAGAAGTAAGTTCCCTATTTCAAGGTAAAACACCATTTGACACACCCAAACCAGTTTCATTACTAAGGCAGATGCTTGTTATTGGAACAAATAAAAACGATATTATCCTCGACTTTTTCAGCGGTTCAGCGACCACCGCCCACGCTGTAATGCAACTCAATGCCGAAGATGGAGGTAACCGCAAATTCATTATGGTGCAGTTGCCCGAAGTATGCGACCCCAACTCCGAAGCCGCAAAAGCAGGCTGCAAAACAATCTGCGAAATAGGCAAAGAGCGTATCCGCCGTGCAGGTCAGAAAATAACAGAAGATAAAACGCCTAAAATAAAAGGATTAGATTTAGGTGCAAATAGCATTGGCTGGGCAATGATTGGAGAAAAAAGAAAGAAAATAGAAGGAGGAATTAGAATTACATTTCCTGATGAAAGTAATATTGATCCAATAAACGAACAACCCGTTGTAGAAAAGAGACCGCTCGACACAGGCTTCCGAGTATTCAAACTCGACACCACAAATATGAAAGATGTCTACTATGCCGCCGGAGAACTCTCACAAACAGAGCTATGGGACACCGTGAGCAACATCAAAGACGACCGCTCTGACATAGACTTGCTCTACGGCTGTCTGCTCGACTGGGGCGTGCAACTCACTATGCCACACACCACCGAACAGATAGAGAACTTCACCGTACACACGGTAGACTCGCCCCTAACCGACGAAATAGACCTTATCGCCTGCTTCGACACCAACGTATCGGAAACAGTTGTACGCACCATCGCCAAACGTAAACCAACCCGTGCCCTGTTCCGTGACAGCTCCTTTGCTGATAGTGCCAACAAAATCAACGTCTTCGAGATTTTCAAATCAATCTCCCCCGACACAACCGTAAAAGTGATATAG
- a CDS encoding ATP-dependent DNA helicase RecG-related protein yields the protein MNELVHRLIDEVKQANDELEWIEFKTNIGEMKSSITYNGLGEYISALSNSACVSNKEFAYLILGIEDTSWEIVGTNLQMSSERYQNQNYELWLRTKISPKINFTVFETDIQGKHIVVFTIPAAKGEATSFNGVAKIRVASSNTELRLYPDKLRKIVNSQDDWSVKIVENATLNDLDETAIQKAIGKFKEASLSKSFYKDVENWSVERTLDAAGITINGKITRTALVLLGKEESAHLLSPYVAQITWKLSGEQKAYQHFGIPFILNTTEAFRKIRNYQFKFFPKDELLSTTVEKFDPEVILEGLHNAVAHQDYSLLSRIILNENEDSISIINAGSFFEGKPEDYYSASRTPKRYRNRFLASAMANVGMIDSVGFGISKMVTSQKKRFFPLPDYEKSNDSEVVLEIVAKIIDENYCKLLMEKQVSLADAILLDRVQKGELITNEQFLMLKKQNLVEGRYPAIRISSKLIDNPKQAIKYLNAKGFEINEIKDGIIKMLRVEEGVKKADFVEYLLPRMSTLKTKEQNKTTIGNTLTSMKENGDIYAIGKKWYLKKK from the coding sequence ATGAACGAATTAGTACACAGACTCATTGACGAAGTCAAACAAGCAAATGATGAGCTCGAATGGATAGAGTTCAAAACGAATATTGGCGAAATGAAATCCAGCATCACTTATAATGGTCTTGGAGAGTACATATCAGCACTATCAAATTCTGCATGTGTTTCAAACAAAGAGTTTGCCTATTTAATTTTAGGCATTGAAGATACCTCGTGGGAAATTGTGGGCACTAATCTACAAATGTCATCAGAAAGGTACCAAAACCAAAATTATGAATTATGGTTACGAACAAAAATTAGTCCTAAGATTAATTTTACAGTTTTCGAAACGGATATTCAAGGTAAACATATCGTTGTATTCACTATTCCTGCTGCTAAAGGCGAGGCTACTTCGTTTAATGGAGTTGCAAAAATTAGAGTTGCGTCAAGCAATACCGAACTAAGGCTTTATCCCGATAAATTACGGAAAATTGTCAATTCACAAGATGATTGGAGTGTGAAAATTGTAGAAAATGCAACCCTGAACGACCTCGATGAAACAGCAATACAAAAAGCAATAGGAAAATTCAAGGAAGCAAGCCTGTCAAAATCATTCTATAAAGATGTTGAAAACTGGAGTGTCGAGCGAACACTAGATGCTGCCGGAATTACCATCAATGGGAAAATAACTCGAACAGCTCTTGTTTTATTAGGAAAAGAAGAATCAGCTCATCTATTATCACCTTACGTCGCACAAATTACATGGAAACTATCAGGTGAACAAAAAGCATATCAACACTTTGGAATACCATTCATCCTTAACACAACAGAAGCATTCAGGAAGATTAGGAATTATCAATTTAAGTTTTTCCCTAAAGATGAACTACTATCAACTACGGTAGAAAAATTTGACCCCGAGGTCATTTTAGAGGGGCTGCATAATGCAGTTGCTCATCAAGATTATTCTCTGCTTTCGAGAATAATCTTGAATGAAAACGAAGATTCTATTTCAATTATTAACGCAGGTAGTTTCTTTGAAGGCAAGCCGGAAGATTACTACTCTGCCAGTCGTACACCCAAACGTTATCGCAATAGATTTTTGGCTTCGGCTATGGCAAATGTCGGTATGATAGACTCTGTAGGCTTTGGAATTTCAAAGATGGTAACAAGTCAAAAAAAACGTTTTTTTCCATTGCCTGATTATGAAAAAAGCAATGATAGTGAGGTTGTGTTAGAGATTGTTGCTAAAATTATTGACGAAAATTATTGCAAATTATTGATGGAAAAACAAGTAAGCTTAGCTGATGCAATTCTATTAGACCGAGTCCAAAAAGGTGAATTAATAACAAACGAGCAATTCCTGATGCTGAAAAAACAGAACCTTGTTGAGGGTAGGTATCCTGCCATAAGAATCTCGTCAAAACTGATTGACAACCCTAAGCAAGCGATTAAATATCTAAACGCCAAAGGTTTTGAAATTAACGAAATAAAAGACGGTATTATTAAGATGTTGAGAGTTGAAGAAGGAGTTAAAAAGGCTGATTTCGTAGAATATCTCTTACCTCGAATGTCGACCTTAAAGACAAAAGAACAAAATAAAACAACTATTGGCAATACGCTAACATCAATGAAAGAGAATGGTGATATATATGCAATAGGGAAAAAGTGGTACTTGAAAAAAAAGTAA
- a CDS encoding Type III restriction enzyme (res subunit:DEAD/DEAH box helicase N-terminal domain) translates to MKLKFKHQRFQEEAAKATCDVFAGQPRRESSYMIDPGQLARGEMKLDIDDYTGFKNNPITNALTDDKILANIQNIQRANQIKPSDKLEGHYNLTIEMETGVGKTYTYIKTIFELNKRYGWCKFIVVVPSVAIREGVYKSFDITQDHFAEDYGKKVRFFIYNSKNLTDIEHFASDSAINVMIINSQAFNATGKDARRIDMKLDTFKSRRPIDVIAKTNPIVIIDEPQRVEGAKTKEGLKKFKALFTLRYSATHRKDSVYNMIYRLDAMEAYNKRLVKKIAVKGISFSGTTATEGYAYLEKINLYKDKNPTANIGFDVKGAKGVRQVVRSLSKGANLYDLSEGLEEYKNGFLVTDINGAENSVTFENGIKLFAGDVVGTVNEEQIRRIQIRETILSHIEKERELFSRGIKVLSLFFIDEVEKYRVYEPVKGNGIYADIFEQEYATIVDEYQKTLFEDDAYVAFLKSTVAATAHDGYFSRDKKGNFVNSKTERGTSESADSSAYDLIMKDKERLLDRKTPLRFIFSHSALREGWDNPNVFQICTLKQSSADVSKRQEVGRGLRICVNDQGDRMDTSVLGEEVHSVNVLTVVASESYDSFAKGLQNELAEVISDRPLKVNIALFADKVLKDTNGEAVEVTSEMAQTINYSLIVKGYVDKKGELTDKYYSDKASGNIEIDEEVSAYRESIVGLLDSIYDPKKLMPDNVRENNVTLKLNKERFNRTEFKKLWKLISPKSYYIVRFEETELITNAIKSLNSNLRVSKIYIKVTTGSMSKISSKGTLESGEAFKKDEQQSKTVNITASDNVKYDLVGKITENTGLTRKSVVEVLRSIEPAVFEQFEYNPEEFIIRASELINEQKATAIIQHITYDKLDECYDSKIFTEPEFKGKLGTNAMIAERHLFDHVIFDSNNEKKFAENIDTRTDVAVYVKLPKAFYINTPVGKYNPDWAIAFEEGKVKHIYFIAETKGETHSLQFSEADLRETEKAKKKCAEEHFKAISCDNVKYGVVSSYEELYNIVSK, encoded by the coding sequence ATGAAACTAAAATTTAAACATCAACGATTTCAAGAGGAGGCAGCAAAAGCAACGTGCGATGTTTTTGCAGGGCAACCACGCCGTGAGTCGAGCTATATGATTGACCCCGGACAGCTCGCTCGTGGAGAAATGAAACTCGATATTGATGACTATACAGGGTTCAAGAATAATCCTATCACAAACGCTCTGACTGATGATAAGATACTTGCCAATATCCAAAACATTCAACGTGCGAACCAAATCAAACCATCGGACAAACTCGAAGGGCATTATAACCTGACCATCGAGATGGAAACAGGTGTGGGTAAGACGTATACCTATATCAAAACCATTTTCGAGTTAAACAAACGCTATGGCTGGTGCAAATTCATCGTCGTAGTGCCGAGTGTCGCCATTCGTGAGGGTGTGTACAAATCGTTTGATATTACTCAAGACCACTTTGCGGAAGATTACGGAAAGAAAGTACGATTTTTTATCTACAACTCGAAGAATCTGACCGATATTGAGCATTTCGCCAGTGATAGTGCTATCAACGTAATGATTATCAACTCGCAAGCGTTCAACGCCACGGGTAAAGATGCTCGACGCATTGATATGAAGCTCGACACGTTTAAAAGCCGTCGCCCGATTGACGTAATTGCCAAGACAAATCCGATTGTTATCATCGACGAGCCGCAACGTGTGGAGGGTGCGAAAACCAAAGAGGGACTCAAAAAATTTAAGGCACTATTTACGCTCCGCTATTCGGCAACCCATCGTAAAGACAGCGTCTACAATATGATATATCGTCTTGATGCGATGGAGGCGTACAACAAGCGACTGGTCAAAAAAATTGCAGTTAAAGGTATTTCGTTCAGTGGCACAACCGCCACAGAGGGCTATGCCTATCTCGAAAAAATTAACCTCTATAAGGATAAGAACCCTACGGCAAACATTGGTTTTGACGTAAAAGGAGCTAAAGGTGTGCGACAGGTAGTGCGTTCGCTTTCAAAAGGTGCAAATCTATATGACCTCTCCGAGGGGCTTGAGGAGTACAAAAACGGTTTTCTGGTTACCGATATTAACGGTGCAGAGAATAGTGTAACTTTTGAAAACGGCATTAAACTATTTGCCGGAGATGTTGTGGGAACAGTAAACGAAGAGCAAATTCGCAGAATTCAAATTCGTGAAACGATACTTTCGCATATCGAAAAAGAACGGGAGCTATTCAGTAGAGGAATCAAGGTGCTTTCGCTCTTCTTTATTGACGAGGTAGAAAAATATCGTGTATATGAACCTGTAAAAGGCAACGGCATCTATGCTGATATTTTTGAACAGGAGTATGCCACCATTGTGGATGAGTATCAAAAAACGCTATTTGAGGATGATGCTTATGTAGCATTCCTGAAAAGCACTGTTGCTGCCACCGCTCACGATGGTTATTTCTCACGAGATAAAAAAGGTAATTTTGTAAATTCAAAAACCGAAAGAGGCACTTCTGAATCGGCCGACTCATCAGCATACGACCTTATTATGAAAGACAAGGAGCGTTTGCTCGACCGCAAAACGCCACTACGCTTTATCTTTTCGCATTCCGCACTACGTGAGGGATGGGATAATCCAAATGTGTTCCAAATATGTACACTCAAACAAAGTTCTGCCGATGTGAGCAAACGCCAAGAGGTGGGACGTGGTTTGCGTATTTGCGTAAACGATCAAGGCGACCGCATGGATACCTCGGTGTTGGGTGAAGAGGTGCATAGCGTAAACGTGCTTACGGTTGTGGCAAGTGAAAGTTATGATTCGTTTGCCAAGGGGCTACAAAATGAGTTGGCAGAGGTCATATCGGATCGTCCGTTGAAAGTTAATATCGCACTGTTTGCAGACAAAGTTCTCAAAGATACAAATGGAGAGGCTGTTGAGGTTACTTCGGAGATGGCACAAACTATAAACTATTCTTTGATAGTTAAAGGCTATGTTGATAAAAAAGGCGAACTCACCGACAAATACTATTCAGACAAAGCAAGTGGTAATATCGAAATAGACGAAGAGGTGTCAGCCTATCGAGAGTCAATCGTAGGATTGCTCGACTCTATCTATGACCCCAAGAAACTTATGCCGGATAATGTTCGAGAGAATAATGTAACGCTGAAACTCAACAAAGAGCGATTCAATCGCACAGAGTTTAAAAAGCTATGGAAATTGATTAGCCCAAAGAGTTACTACATCGTCAGATTTGAAGAGACGGAGCTAATTACAAATGCTATCAAGAGCCTAAATAGCAATTTGAGAGTGTCGAAAATATATATCAAAGTGACAACTGGCTCAATGAGTAAAATTTCGTCGAAGGGCACACTCGAAAGTGGCGAGGCATTCAAGAAAGATGAACAGCAGAGCAAAACGGTTAATATTACCGCATCTGATAATGTAAAATATGACCTTGTAGGTAAAATTACCGAAAATACTGGGCTTACCCGTAAATCTGTTGTTGAGGTGTTGAGAAGCATTGAGCCTGCCGTATTTGAGCAGTTTGAATATAACCCAGAAGAATTTATTATTCGAGCATCGGAGCTTATCAATGAACAAAAAGCAACGGCAATTATCCAACACATTACTTATGACAAGTTGGATGAATGTTATGATTCCAAAATATTCACAGAACCTGAATTTAAAGGTAAATTGGGAACTAATGCAATGATAGCGGAACGACATCTATTCGACCACGTTATTTTTGACTCTAACAATGAAAAGAAATTTGCCGAAAACATTGACACGAGAACCGATGTTGCAGTATATGTAAAATTGCCAAAGGCGTTCTATATCAACACACCTGTCGGCAAATACAACCCCGACTGGGCAATTGCTTTTGAGGAAGGTAAGGTTAAGCACATCTATTTCATTGCTGAAACAAAGGGAGAAACCCACTCTCTACAATTCAGCGAAGCAGATCTTCGTGAAACAGAAAAAGCCAAGAAGAAATGTGCAGAAGAACACTTTAAAGCTATTAGTTGCGATAATGTTAAATACGGAGTGGTTAGTTCGTATGAAGAACTTTATAATATTGTTTCAAAATAA
- a CDS encoding transposase, protein MNAYLKELADICGIEKNLTFHMSRHTFSTTVTLSNGVPIETVSKMLGHSNIKTTQIYARITNNKISSDMQILADKLQGLNQAYKG, encoded by the coding sequence ATGAATGCCTACCTCAAGGAACTTGCTGATATATGCGGAATTGAGAAAAATCTAACGTTCCATATGAGCCGTCATACATTTTCGACTACTGTTACGCTAAGTAACGGAGTACCAATAGAAACCGTATCGAAAATGCTCGGACACTCCAACATCAAGACCACTCAAATCTACGCCCGTATCACTAATAATAAAATCAGTAGTGATATGCAGATACTTGCCGACAAGTTGCAAGGTCTCAATCAAGCATATAAAGGATAA
- a CDS encoding DNA-binding protein → MELQIIKQKIFEVRGCRVMLDFHLAELYQTETRALKQAVKRNAERFPCDFMFVLTKEEANTLLEIGVSQNVIPPSYNFGVAMPMAFTEQGVAMLSSVLRSEIAIKVNIAIMRTFVAIRQMVVGYDELLKRIEELEVSTDAQFNELYQALTQLLSKPEPQPRRPIGY, encoded by the coding sequence ATGGAACTACAAATTATAAAACAAAAGATTTTCGAGGTGCGTGGTTGCCGTGTGATGCTTGACTTTCATTTGGCAGAGCTTTACCAAACCGAGACACGTGCTTTGAAGCAGGCTGTCAAAAGAAATGCGGAGCGTTTTCCGTGCGATTTTATGTTCGTCTTAACAAAAGAGGAGGCTAATACGCTGTTAGAGATAGGGGTATCACAAAATGTGATACCTCCCTCTTACAACTTTGGTGTAGCAATGCCAATGGCTTTCACAGAGCAAGGAGTCGCTATGCTTTCGAGTGTTTTACGCTCAGAAATAGCCATAAAAGTAAATATTGCCATTATGCGTACATTTGTAGCGATAAGGCAAATGGTTGTTGGTTACGATGAGCTACTCAAACGAATTGAGGAGTTGGAGGTTTCGACAGACGCTCAATTTAACGAGCTTTATCAGGCATTAACTCAGCTATTGAGCAAGCCGGAACCGCAACCGAGAAGACCAATAGGATATTAA
- a CDS encoding Putative DNA-binding protein in cluster with Type I restriction-modification system, with the protein MERGKMNIDHNLLTGTISVEIELVDGTVWLTKHEIARMFDVLVPMVTANLKVIFNTKELFEHEVTHYHNEVMFYNLDVIISLAFRMKGGFCRPFREWIREQAKCPIIQSRQQPIIIQLGKSLILN; encoded by the coding sequence ATGGAACGAGGTAAAATGAATATAGATCATAATCTACTGACAGGGACAATCTCTGTGGAGATTGAGTTAGTCGATGGTACTGTTTGGCTGACAAAACACGAAATTGCCCGAATGTTTGACGTTCTTGTGCCAATGGTTACAGCAAATCTAAAAGTGATTTTCAACACCAAAGAGTTATTTGAACACGAGGTTACCCACTATCACAATGAGGTAATGTTTTATAATCTCGATGTAATAATCTCATTGGCTTTTCGTATGAAAGGCGGCTTTTGCCGTCCGTTCAGGGAATGGATACGAGAACAGGCGAAATGTCCAATAATTCAAAGTAGGCAGCAGCCGATAATTATTCAGTTGGGGAAGAGCCTTATTTTGAACTAA
- a CDS encoding Mobile element protein: protein MEEILFTPYIGVGCGIDVHKDLIVATIQRGNEVVGTKEFDGFTVSLESLRDWCKDAGVTHIAMESTGIYWKPVFNILEDDFEVILVNARHVKNVPGHKTDKKDSKWLSKLLVSGLLKGSFIPPRDIRDLRDLVRYKKKLVAHSASEKNRIIKILEDCNIKLSSVLSDVDGAVGRNIISALIDGESDVNQLMRFYHGKIKTPRSEFVKALQGKVSDHHRFMLQFHRDVIANDDAMLERLDAEIAKAVSDYEVELELLETIPGVGRDSAIGIISEIGVDMERFPDENHLSSYCGVSPGNNESAGKKKVQRP, encoded by the coding sequence ATGGAAGAGATACTATTTACCCCCTACATTGGGGTTGGTTGCGGGATTGATGTCCATAAGGATTTGATAGTTGCAACCATTCAACGAGGCAACGAAGTTGTCGGCACAAAGGAGTTTGACGGTTTTACCGTTTCCTTGGAATCTTTGCGTGATTGGTGCAAAGATGCGGGTGTCACTCATATTGCGATGGAGAGCACCGGTATTTATTGGAAGCCTGTGTTCAATATTTTGGAGGATGATTTTGAGGTTATTTTGGTTAATGCTCGGCACGTAAAGAATGTGCCTGGTCATAAGACCGACAAGAAGGATAGCAAATGGTTGAGCAAATTATTGGTAAGCGGACTACTCAAAGGTAGCTTTATCCCTCCACGCGACATAAGAGATTTACGAGATTTAGTTCGCTACAAGAAGAAGTTAGTAGCTCATAGTGCATCAGAGAAGAATCGTATAATCAAGATATTGGAGGATTGCAATATCAAGTTATCAAGTGTATTGAGTGATGTTGATGGAGCCGTTGGTCGCAATATCATCAGTGCATTGATAGATGGAGAGAGTGATGTAAATCAATTAATGCGGTTTTATCACGGCAAGATAAAGACACCTCGTAGTGAGTTTGTCAAAGCTTTGCAGGGTAAGGTTAGCGATCATCATCGTTTTATGTTGCAGTTTCATCGAGATGTGATAGCTAATGATGATGCTATGTTGGAGCGGTTGGATGCAGAAATAGCCAAGGCTGTTTCTGATTATGAAGTTGAATTGGAGCTATTGGAGACCATACCGGGTGTTGGGCGAGATAGTGCCATTGGTATTATAAGCGAGATAGGTGTTGATATGGAACGATTTCCTGATGAGAACCATTTAAGTTCTTATTGTGGTGTAAGTCCGGGCAATAATGAGAGTGCGGGTAAAAAAAAAGTACAAAGACCATAA
- a CDS encoding transposase, with the protein MRVQINKLDFKGQNIYVGIDVHLKSWSVAVMSEGTLLKRFSQNPSADALHSFLTDNYPNALYKSVYEAGFSGFGAHYRLKELGIDNIVVNPADVPTMMKEKLRKTYAIDCVKLARGLRSGDLTGIYIHPQEALEQRSLIRLRETITKDMTREKNRIKAFLYFNGIPYPEQFDSGKSHWSKRFMDWLRSIELKTRYGRDTLQFYIEKAEYQREMLLRQTRLMRVLSRSAHIGSQLKLLTSVPGIGLTIGMNFLTELGDISRFRSSDQLAAYIGLIPMCHSSGDKHNDGDITLRKHATLRCYIVEAAWRSIRTDPAMTMAYEEYCKRMKPSKAIIKIARKLINRIFFVLKRKQEYVSCVVK; encoded by the coding sequence ATGAGAGTGCAAATTAACAAATTAGATTTCAAAGGACAAAATATTTATGTGGGAATTGATGTCCATTTGAAGAGTTGGTCGGTAGCTGTGATGTCCGAAGGCACACTCTTAAAGAGATTTAGCCAAAACCCTTCTGCTGATGCGCTACACAGTTTTTTAACAGATAACTACCCCAATGCACTCTATAAGTCTGTTTATGAAGCAGGATTTAGCGGTTTTGGAGCACATTATCGACTTAAAGAATTGGGAATAGATAATATTGTGGTCAATCCGGCTGATGTGCCCACAATGATGAAGGAGAAATTAAGAAAAACTTATGCCATTGATTGCGTGAAGTTAGCTCGCGGTCTCCGTTCGGGAGATTTAACAGGTATATATATTCACCCACAAGAGGCCCTTGAGCAACGTTCTTTGATAAGGTTAAGGGAAACTATCACTAAGGATATGACTCGCGAAAAGAACCGAATAAAAGCATTTTTGTATTTCAACGGCATACCATATCCGGAGCAATTCGACAGTGGTAAATCTCATTGGTCTAAGCGTTTTATGGATTGGTTGAGGAGTATAGAGTTGAAAACAAGATATGGCAGGGATACCCTGCAATTCTATATTGAGAAAGCGGAATACCAAAGAGAGATGTTGCTGCGTCAAACAAGATTAATGCGAGTACTCTCTCGGAGTGCTCATATTGGCTCGCAACTCAAATTACTCACTTCTGTTCCGGGAATAGGACTAACCATCGGAATGAACTTTTTGACAGAGTTGGGAGATATTAGCAGATTCAGGAGTTCCGACCAACTTGCTGCTTATATCGGATTGATTCCGATGTGCCACTCCAGCGGAGATAAACATAACGATGGAGATATCACTCTAAGAAAGCACGCCACCCTGAGGTGCTATATAGTGGAAGCGGCTTGGCGATCTATTCGCACCGACCCGGCGATGACGATGGCCTATGAAGAGTATTGTAAAAGAATGAAACCATCAAAGGCGATAATAAAAATAGCACGAAAACTTATTAACAGAATATTCTTTGTGCTAAAACGAAAACAAGAATATGTTAGTTGCGTTGTCAAGTAG
- a CDS encoding pyrimidine dimer DNA glycosylase, whose protein sequence is MRLWSIHPKYLDTKGLTACWREGLLARKVLLGQTKGYRNHPQLIRFRSTQNSVAAVDVFLSAVLSEARLRGYNFDATKINLTAKSETIEVTQGQLNYEFEHLKKKLVIRDKTAFERIVSVTEIATNPIFTVVDGGIADWEDVKLSK, encoded by the coding sequence ATGCGTCTGTGGTCTATTCATCCGAAATATCTCGACACCAAAGGTCTAACCGCTTGTTGGCGTGAAGGGCTTTTGGCTCGAAAAGTGTTGCTTGGTCAGACGAAAGGTTATCGCAACCATCCACAGTTAATACGCTTTCGTAGCACGCAAAATTCTGTTGCAGCAGTAGATGTTTTTCTCTCTGCCGTTCTTTCTGAAGCCCGGTTAAGAGGGTATAATTTTGATGCAACAAAGATAAATCTCACCGCTAAATCGGAGACAATCGAAGTTACGCAAGGGCAGCTCAACTACGAGTTTGAGCACCTAAAAAAGAAGTTGGTAATTAGAGATAAAACGGCATTTGAGCGTATTGTTTCCGTGACAGAGATAGCCACTAATCCTATTTTCACAGTTGTCGATGGAGGTATTGCGGATTGGGAAGATGTAAAGCTAAGTAAATAA